CCTGGACCAGCCGCTGTTCCTGCTGGGCCACGGCGTCGAGAATCCGGCCGACGGCATCCACGGCGACGAGGAGTACCTCTACGTCGTCGAACTCCCGACGGAGAACCCGTTCGACGAGCCGACCGAGTGGACAGTCAAAGTGAGCGGTCATTCCGCATTCCCGCGCTGGGATGGGCCGACCGAGGAAGCCTTCGAGCGGGCTAGCTGGCAGTTCCACGGCCCGCTTGAGCACGCGCTCGAAGAGCTGGTCGCTGAGCCGGCGTGAACACCGAGGCCGCTTAGATGATGCCGCCGATGACGAGTAGTCCGACGATGAGCAGCAGCGTCGCGACCACGCTCCCCCCGGCCAGCCACTTGTTCTCCATCGCCTTTTCGTGAAGCGGCATTTCGGCGTACTCCTCGCGGAACGCCTCGAGATTCTCCTCGTCGTAGAAGTACTTCGTCTTCAGCGCGAACCGTTCCGTCACCGCACAGCCCGTACAGATCGACTCACCTTCCAGCCGCTCCGTTTTCGTGTGGCTGGTGCAGGCGATCGCCCCGCAGTTCGGACAGTACGTGTACGTTTCGTCGATGCCGCTCGTGTCACAGTGGACGCACCGATGGATGCCGTCCTCGGCGGTCATTCGTGAGGGGCCCGCCGCGTAGTACTCATAGGGATAGGTGTACTTCTGGTGGTCGGTGGTGTGCCGAACCTCGGGAAGGTACACCGGCTCGATCGACTGGACGGAGATGTCCGAGCGGTTCGGCTCGCAGGTCTTGTTGTAGGTGACGTTGTTGTCGCCGGTGTAGGTGACCGTTTTCGTGTGGTGCTGCTGGAGCCGCTCGACGGCCCACTCCTTGTACTCCGTCTGAGTCTGGCCGAACCGCCGCTCCTCGACGTCGTCGAACACCTCTCCGAACTGCTCGGCGTCGAGATCGACCGTCGCGTGGAGGTTCTCGGTGACCAGCGTCGCGACGTCCTCGTCGACGACCTGCGGCTGCCCGCGTTCGGCGTGGGCAACGAATCGCGTCCGATCGTTAATCCGGTGGATGACGCCCACCGACGTCTCGAAGACGACGTTCGTGTCCGCGGTGACCGCCACCACCGGCCGGAACGTCACCGATGAGTGTGGGTCTGGGAGGTCGGCGGCCTCGATGTTCTCGACGTCGCGGAACGCCTCTTCGACGGCCGCGTCGACGTCGGCGGCCGGGTCGTAGGGACGTAGCGTTTCGTCGCAGAGAATCTCGATGCGACCGTTGTAGAGGTCGAGGCCGATCTCGTCGGCGATCTCCCGGAGGTCCTCGCCATCGAGCAGCTCGATTGGATGGGGGTCGTCGTTCTGCTGGAGGCGGTCGGCGTACTCCTGAGCCGGGTTCGTGAACCGGCCGGTCGTGACGACCATCCCGCGTTTGGGGCCGTCGAAGTCGAAGGTCGCGATTGCTGAGTGGAGCTTCTGGACGACCGGCCGTCCGACCGTCCCCGTGTGCTTGCACTCCACGATGATCGCGCGCCGGGTGCCGTCGACGACCTCCTCCATAATAACGTCGCGACCCTCGTCGGCGGTTCGGTCGGCCTGACGGACGTTCTCGTAGCCGAGATTGCGGAAGACATCCTCTATTACGTCCTCGAACTCGAACCCTGAGAGGTCGTCCAGTACAGCCATTCCGATATACCTGGACAGTACGTTGCAACTGTCAAATACGTTGCCGAACGCTTCGCCGTCCTGTTTATGAACCCCCGAGAGGGGTGCGGGGGTGATCAAACGAGCCTCCCGCGAACCAACCTATGAGTGGAATCAGCGACCCACGCTCACACGTACAGTCACGGACCACGGCTGATCCCGACGTCATTTACGTCGGTTACCGTCGTCGAGGCCGCGCCATCGTCGAGAAGCAATCAGACCAACAACAGCTCACGCCAGAGCGGAGTCTCGAGCTGGCAAATCACAGTCCTTCGGGCTTCGAATGGGGATATGGTGGCAGCGGGCCGGCCCAACTCGCACTCGCCCTCCTGCTCGATTACACCGACGATGAGGAGGTAGCGCTTTCGGAGTACAAGGCGTTCAAGACCGAAGTAGTGAGCCAGCTAGAGTGTACAGGACCCGACGGCTGCTGGCGACTCACCGGACGCGAGATAGATGCTACCCTTCATGAGATAGTCGACGACCCAGTTGCACCGTCCGTCAACTAACGATCACAGAGCGCAATCAATGTCAGAACACACTCAGCAGCCTCGTGTGGACTCAGAATCGCAACAGAACCGTGAGCGTCAGGTGCCAACCGAGTACGTCGAGCGAAGCGATGTCGGCGTCTCACTCACCGTCAAACTCACTCGCGGTACTGGCACCCGCGATCAAGACAAGATCACGGCCAAAGTGAAGGGTAAGACGCTCGAAGACGCCCGCGAGGATATGGAAACCCTCCGCGAGTATATCCACGACCTCGCTGAGGACACTCGCCAGATCCAGCCAGCCGACCCACACGAATAGTACTTTTTTGACTATTGCACAGAATTGTGTAGCCGCAGGATGTACGAAGTGTGCGGTGAGAAGGAACTCAAGGTTATCCTCGCGCTTGATCCAGGCGATTCCATCTCAGGCGTCGCGCGGAAGATCGACGAGAACCGGGAGACGATCCGTCGCGTCGTGAATAGCCTCGAGGAGGCGGGATACGTCGCGTACGACGATGGGCTTCATCTCATCGATCAGACGCTCCGAGACGCCGGTCTCGAGTTCCTGACAGCGTCAGCGGACATCTCGCCGCCGTCAATCTCAGAAGCCTATGT
The sequence above is a segment of the Halobaculum roseum genome. Coding sequences within it:
- a CDS encoding restriction endonuclease is translated as MAVLDDLSGFEFEDVIEDVFRNLGYENVRQADRTADEGRDVIMEEVVDGTRRAIIVECKHTGTVGRPVVQKLHSAIATFDFDGPKRGMVVTTGRFTNPAQEYADRLQQNDDPHPIELLDGEDLREIADEIGLDLYNGRIEILCDETLRPYDPAADVDAAVEEAFRDVENIEAADLPDPHSSVTFRPVVAVTADTNVVFETSVGVIHRINDRTRFVAHAERGQPQVVDEDVATLVTENLHATVDLDAEQFGEVFDDVEERRFGQTQTEYKEWAVERLQQHHTKTVTYTGDNNVTYNKTCEPNRSDISVQSIEPVYLPEVRHTTDHQKYTYPYEYYAAGPSRMTAEDGIHRCVHCDTSGIDETYTYCPNCGAIACTSHTKTERLEGESICTGCAVTERFALKTKYFYDEENLEAFREEYAEMPLHEKAMENKWLAGGSVVATLLLIVGLLVIGGII
- a CDS encoding DUF6166 domain-containing protein, whose product is MSGISDPRSHVQSRTTADPDVIYVGYRRRGRAIVEKQSDQQQLTPERSLELANHSPSGFEWGYGGSGPAQLALALLLDYTDDEEVALSEYKAFKTEVVSQLECTGPDGCWRLTGREIDATLHEIVDDPVAPSVN
- a CDS encoding DUF7389 domain-containing protein, coding for MSEHTQQPRVDSESQQNRERQVPTEYVERSDVGVSLTVKLTRGTGTRDQDKITAKVKGKTLEDAREDMETLREYIHDLAEDTRQIQPADPHE